The following proteins are encoded in a genomic region of Thermococcus henrietii:
- a CDS encoding MFS transporter: MSLQKYRGFSRDAWLLVLYSFIAWLGGNIAWFILPFYMKSLGYTYGDVGVVFSASTLAQALALLFSGPLSAKLGYKRSILLGLGLMFSGRAIQVAFPSLLPLAIGGALVGIGLAFESPSFTSLLSGEVSDEKRHYLFSLSSALGTIGSAIGLIIAGVLPRWLTYRETFALVLLVIPLRFLVILPTRPVLNGGRRIKLRGEILRRIAKFAVPQALIGLGAGIAIPYVGLWFNQRFGTSLESIGWLFAVQQFIMGLGTFILPIIADRMGSVKTIVAFNGSASALIALMPLSPSFPVAALLYTVRTILMNIVNPIWSSFMMGFFSKEERSTAMALNNLSWTATFGVGQFIGGFIFDVSLTWPFFITALLYSLSMAVFWETFKKED, encoded by the coding sequence ATGTCTCTACAGAAGTACAGGGGATTTTCCAGGGATGCTTGGTTGCTTGTGCTTTACTCCTTCATCGCCTGGCTGGGCGGGAACATAGCGTGGTTCATCCTGCCCTTCTACATGAAGTCCCTCGGCTACACCTACGGTGACGTCGGTGTGGTGTTCTCGGCATCAACACTCGCACAGGCACTGGCACTCCTCTTCTCAGGCCCCCTGAGCGCTAAGCTCGGCTACAAGCGCTCCATCCTCCTCGGACTGGGGCTGATGTTCTCGGGGAGAGCCATCCAGGTGGCATTTCCTTCCCTCCTGCCCCTGGCCATCGGCGGTGCCCTCGTTGGAATCGGTCTCGCCTTCGAGAGCCCGTCCTTTACTTCCCTCCTAAGCGGAGAAGTGAGCGACGAGAAGAGGCACTACCTGTTCAGCCTGTCCTCTGCCCTTGGAACCATCGGCTCGGCGATTGGACTAATCATCGCCGGAGTTCTCCCCCGGTGGCTGACGTACAGGGAAACGTTCGCCCTTGTTCTCCTCGTCATTCCCCTTCGCTTTCTGGTAATCCTTCCCACGAGACCAGTACTCAACGGCGGAAGGAGGATAAAGCTCCGGGGAGAAATCCTCCGGAGAATCGCGAAGTTCGCGGTTCCACAGGCGTTAATAGGCCTTGGAGCCGGAATAGCGATACCCTACGTTGGGCTGTGGTTCAACCAGCGCTTTGGGACGAGCCTTGAGAGCATCGGCTGGCTCTTCGCGGTTCAGCAGTTTATAATGGGTCTCGGCACGTTCATCCTCCCCATAATCGCGGACAGGATGGGCAGTGTGAAGACCATCGTAGCCTTCAACGGGAGCGCGAGCGCTTTGATAGCCCTCATGCCCCTCTCCCCAAGCTTCCCGGTCGCAGCACTCCTTTACACCGTCAGGACAATCCTGATGAACATCGTCAACCCGATATGGAGCTCCTTCATGATGGGCTTCTTCAGCAAGGAGGAGCGCTCAACCGCGATGGCGCTCAACAACCTCTCCTGGACGGCCACCTTTGGAGTGGGCCAGTTCATCGGAGGTTTCATCTTCGACGTCTCACTAACATGGCCCTTCTTCATAACGGCTCTACTTTACTCGCTCTCGATGGCGGTCTTCTGGGAAACCTTCAAAAAAGAGGATTAG
- a CDS encoding S-layer protein, which produces MVGEMGHKRASMLLGLLLMLVVTLGTTAGAPFNSANTIIVLPTTKVVNKVPLHINEDAIAGARLGAFLVLKGISEKTYTKSVVVPVEYHSVVIPDENQYYILTSRDMPDLGLPLTKNLSNGGIVLAVNFSRIAYNPNSGTAELGDGSISVTFNQSLVPLGSNQYNVLVYTKLDNVNTLYIYRLVNVTQNSSDIGTSLYLGSIWLYFHDMNEQTNEMLVDVHYPDGVFLEVMDEGKYYLICHEAGEDVFKSYDSFPKEEVETLLQSGVQEVVVINPLEFFTGISGSKAVIYRYWYYHLKETHRSGDVYSGQWVWHINSEEKTYSIYLHVNASNPKFPEVYLQPGTSINIPIPGWNLKFTAVYKKDDNGNVVGIEGYRFIRTTYVTRTVSVTAPTVTATNDVNSLIVNDTYILDNGLPKDKNVIIIGGWVSNRAWEVLEKVYGADKVNELKNELMSKGYIVAKLKNPYNPNYYVVILAGKTYRETAKAVEEFMGSLG; this is translated from the coding sequence ATGGTGGGTGAGATGGGACACAAGAGAGCCTCGATGCTCCTCGGGCTTTTGCTGATGCTGGTTGTCACCTTGGGAACAACGGCGGGAGCCCCTTTCAACTCAGCGAACACGATAATCGTGTTGCCCACCACGAAGGTGGTCAATAAAGTCCCCCTCCACATAAATGAGGATGCAATAGCTGGGGCGAGACTCGGTGCTTTTCTAGTTTTAAAGGGGATAAGCGAGAAAACGTACACAAAGAGCGTTGTCGTGCCCGTGGAGTACCACAGCGTGGTGATACCGGACGAGAACCAGTACTACATCCTTACGAGCAGGGACATGCCGGACCTCGGGTTGCCCCTGACCAAAAACCTCAGCAACGGGGGCATAGTCCTGGCCGTGAACTTCTCCAGGATAGCATACAATCCCAACTCGGGAACCGCCGAGCTCGGGGACGGGAGCATAAGTGTAACGTTCAACCAGAGCCTGGTACCTCTCGGCTCAAACCAGTACAACGTCTTAGTTTACACAAAGCTCGATAACGTGAACACGCTGTACATTTATAGGCTCGTAAACGTCACCCAGAACTCAAGCGATATCGGCACTAGCCTGTACCTTGGAAGCATTTGGCTGTACTTTCATGACATGAACGAGCAGACGAACGAGATGCTCGTTGACGTCCACTACCCAGACGGGGTTTTTCTTGAGGTCATGGACGAGGGCAAATACTATCTGATATGCCATGAAGCGGGCGAAGACGTCTTTAAGTCCTACGACTCCTTTCCCAAGGAGGAAGTTGAAACCCTCCTGCAGTCTGGAGTTCAAGAGGTCGTTGTCATAAACCCCTTGGAGTTCTTCACGGGGATAAGCGGCTCCAAGGCGGTCATATACCGGTACTGGTACTATCATCTGAAGGAGACCCACAGAAGCGGCGATGTCTACAGTGGACAGTGGGTCTGGCACATTAACAGCGAAGAGAAGACGTACTCCATTTACCTCCACGTGAACGCGAGCAACCCCAAGTTCCCCGAGGTCTACCTCCAGCCCGGAACGTCCATCAACATCCCCATTCCGGGATGGAACTTAAAGTTCACCGCCGTCTACAAAAAAGATGACAACGGGAACGTCGTTGGGATAGAAGGTTACCGCTTCATCAGAACAACGTACGTTACCAGAACCGTCTCAGTGACAGCCCCGACGGTGACGGCGACGAACGATGTAAACTCCCTCATAGTCAACGACACATACATCCTCGACAACGGCCTTCCGAAGGACAAGAACGTCATAATAATCGGAGGGTGGGTTAGCAACAGGGCCTGGGAGGTTCTTGAGAAAGTCTACGGCGCAGACAAGGTCAACGAGCTCAAGAACGAGCTTATGAGCAAGGGCTACATTGTGGCCAAGCTCAAGAACCCCTACAACCCGAACTACTACGTCGTCATACTGGCGGGGAAGACCTACCGCGAAACTGCGAAGGCCGTTGAGGAGTTTATGGGGTCTCTCGGCTGA
- a CDS encoding DUF2391 family protein: MSESNADGMMNPEPEREVVELEKLRKSVEELTRQVARLEERRKPDSLGWDDIAQEIVGAITFALPFIFTGEVWDVAKDISVERSLAIFLMTIGLAYLFLTKAGLGNLKREEIFHVPKRLITVALISYAVSAVLIYLFGIDYIAHFDAVQYFNATVIISTFAVIGAIAVDMVR; the protein is encoded by the coding sequence ATGAGTGAATCCAATGCTGACGGGATGATGAACCCCGAACCTGAGCGCGAGGTGGTTGAACTGGAAAAACTCCGGAAGAGCGTTGAAGAGCTAACAAGACAGGTTGCCAGGCTGGAGGAAAGGAGAAAGCCCGACTCCCTCGGCTGGGACGACATAGCGCAGGAGATAGTCGGCGCGATAACCTTCGCGCTCCCCTTCATCTTCACGGGCGAGGTCTGGGACGTGGCAAAGGACATCTCGGTCGAGCGCTCGCTCGCCATCTTCCTCATGACGATTGGCCTCGCTTATCTGTTCCTAACGAAGGCAGGACTCGGAAACCTGAAACGCGAGGAAATCTTTCACGTCCCCAAGAGGCTTATAACCGTCGCCCTCATCTCCTACGCCGTTTCCGCGGTTCTAATCTACCTCTTCGGCATAGACTACATAGCTCACTTCGACGCGGTTCAATACTTCAACGCGACGGTCATAATAAGCACCTTCGCGGTCATAGGCGCGATAGCGGTTGACATGGTGAGGTGA
- a CDS encoding DUF3226 domain-containing protein, which produces MKVITGKRWEAFADENAVLFPEYQKNRDELINFVNSLKGDETIVTASLELVDLIANRFRKGEENVLIYSDTGRSITLKEAYELRKYLDFDVRGGFSGEMAKTSVLFVEGKTDAKFFKAVFKKLFEFRESQKAPYQFRFIERVFERDNFDLLRRESDGAYLAVIPSEGNSGVIRNLGNFLKAMEVFDFSVERLGVAVDIDESRESALASIAGKLSGFEHETTVRGYLVGKTEVIPLVIGLPFEDELIEWKKPTVEDLMLHLIEREGLLDRVRPGIKALNESLGRKLKPKEVMYLALSAYGHWGNLEGFYELFVMRSRFRNLKAVLREAGLMEGLRYLAFSER; this is translated from the coding sequence ATGAAAGTAATAACAGGAAAGCGCTGGGAGGCCTTCGCCGATGAGAATGCCGTCCTTTTTCCCGAGTACCAAAAGAACCGAGACGAGCTGATTAACTTCGTGAACTCGCTGAAGGGCGACGAGACCATCGTTACGGCAAGTCTGGAGCTGGTGGACCTGATAGCGAACCGCTTTAGGAAGGGCGAGGAGAACGTTCTAATCTATTCGGACACGGGGAGGAGCATAACGCTCAAGGAAGCCTACGAGCTGAGGAAATACCTCGATTTCGATGTTCGCGGGGGCTTCTCGGGGGAAATGGCCAAAACGAGCGTACTCTTCGTTGAGGGAAAGACCGACGCCAAGTTCTTCAAGGCCGTCTTCAAGAAGCTCTTCGAGTTCAGGGAGAGTCAAAAGGCCCCGTACCAGTTCAGGTTTATAGAGCGCGTCTTTGAGCGCGACAACTTCGACCTCCTCAGACGGGAATCTGACGGGGCTTACCTCGCCGTTATCCCGAGCGAGGGCAACTCCGGGGTGATTAGAAACCTTGGAAACTTCCTAAAAGCCATGGAGGTCTTTGATTTCAGCGTTGAGAGGCTCGGCGTTGCGGTTGACATAGACGAGAGTAGGGAAAGCGCCCTCGCCTCGATAGCTGGGAAGCTCTCGGGCTTTGAGCATGAAACTACGGTGAGGGGCTATCTCGTCGGGAAAACCGAGGTGATTCCGCTCGTTATCGGACTGCCCTTCGAGGACGAGCTGATAGAGTGGAAAAAACCGACGGTCGAGGACCTGATGCTCCACCTCATCGAGCGCGAGGGACTGCTCGACAGGGTCAGGCCGGGCATTAAGGCCCTCAACGAGAGCCTCGGGAGGAAGCTCAAGCCCAAGGAAGTCATGTATCTGGCGCTTTCCGCATACGGACACTGGGGCAACCTCGAGGGCTTCTACGAGCTGTTCGTCATGCGCTCCCGGTTCAGGAACCTCAAGGCGGTTCTGAGGGAAGCCGGACTTATGGAGGGCCTCAGATACCTCGCATTTTCAGAGCGCTGA
- a CDS encoding HAD family hydrolase: MKLVSFDVWNTLLDIEVMLDALMVELTKLMGACILDVAEGIMLTRERIKAMRARGEGDPRRALEESQEMLADLLGIDVELVKRAAARAVLKVDEEMVLPGTKKALEGVKRKGLKVTVTGNVMFWPGSYTRLLLERFGLMNYIDKTFFADEVLAYKPLPEMFRKPLETFNVKPEEAIHIGDTKAEDFEGALRAGLWAVWINPEAEGVRRIHERGFEVPSVEGILEVLERIENGK, from the coding sequence GTGAAGCTCGTCTCATTCGACGTCTGGAACACCCTCCTCGACATAGAGGTCATGCTCGATGCCCTCATGGTGGAGCTGACGAAGCTCATGGGGGCATGCATACTCGACGTGGCCGAGGGAATAATGCTGACGCGCGAGAGGATAAAGGCCATGCGCGCCAGAGGTGAAGGCGACCCGAGGCGGGCCTTGGAGGAGAGCCAGGAGATGCTGGCAGATTTACTCGGAATAGACGTCGAGCTGGTGAAGCGGGCCGCGGCAAGGGCGGTCCTCAAGGTCGATGAGGAGATGGTGCTCCCCGGAACCAAAAAGGCTCTTGAGGGCGTCAAGAGGAAGGGCCTGAAAGTTACCGTCACGGGCAACGTGATGTTCTGGCCCGGCTCGTACACGAGGCTTCTGCTCGAGCGCTTCGGGCTCATGAACTACATCGACAAAACCTTCTTCGCCGACGAGGTTCTCGCTTACAAACCCCTGCCAGAGATGTTTAGGAAACCTTTGGAGACTTTCAACGTGAAGCCTGAGGAGGCCATACACATCGGCGACACGAAGGCGGAGGACTTTGAAGGTGCATTAAGGGCCGGCCTCTGGGCGGTCTGGATTAACCCCGAGGCCGAGGGCGTGAGGAGAATCCACGAGAGGGGCTTCGAGGTGCCGAGCGTCGAGGGGATTCTGGAGGTTTTGGAGAGAATAGAAAACGGGAAATAA